In the genome of Saprospira sp. CCB-QB6, one region contains:
- a CDS encoding ABC transporter permease — protein sequence MRKLWLIISREYGSRVRKRSFILTTILTPLGFLLLFSISIFASMSAVSKEKTIWVVDEANLLNQVEGALSSSGSLNLVAAPKASLDSLRDLLAQAENNQVDALLHIPKTAVQNRDNLTDLLTIQLELYGREPLSASTQSLLRQRLARRLIKERRQLLGINLKDLERADLKGSDLHFNQLNIAGEKETAASAQVYLASFLGGGMMMLIYMVILIYGNMVMRSVMEEKTSRIVEIVISSVKPFQLMLGKIIGVGAVGLTQFLIWGLTIPTLQLILSLFVALPAASSSPLPSGSGLDEDQMLMIMDNLEGFSQFNYAYLLSCFLAFFLLGYTLYASIFAAIGAAMGDDWGEGQSLTIIVTIPVVAAMLIGLQAIENPNGSLVEYASYIPFFAPVIMPARLAFDPPLWQLGLSLGILFLSAIAMIWLSGRIYRIGILLYGKQPSVKQFFYWMFKF from the coding sequence ATGCGAAAACTTTGGTTAATTATAAGCCGTGAATACGGTTCTAGGGTGCGAAAAAGAAGTTTTATTCTCACCACTATTCTCACGCCTTTAGGCTTTTTGTTGCTCTTTAGCATTAGTATTTTTGCGAGTATGTCGGCGGTGAGTAAAGAAAAAACGATTTGGGTAGTAGATGAGGCCAATTTGCTCAATCAGGTGGAGGGCGCACTTTCTTCTTCGGGTAGTTTGAACTTAGTTGCTGCGCCCAAAGCAAGCTTAGATAGCTTGCGCGACTTATTGGCTCAGGCAGAAAATAATCAGGTGGATGCGCTTTTGCATATTCCCAAAACAGCGGTGCAAAATCGAGATAACTTAACAGATTTATTGACTATTCAATTAGAGCTTTATGGCCGTGAACCCCTGAGCGCTAGCACTCAATCTCTATTGCGACAACGCCTGGCTCGTCGGCTTATTAAAGAACGGCGACAGCTTTTGGGCATTAACCTAAAAGACTTGGAACGAGCCGATTTGAAGGGCAGCGACTTACATTTTAATCAGCTAAATATAGCTGGCGAAAAAGAAACTGCGGCTTCGGCACAGGTTTATTTAGCTAGCTTTTTAGGAGGGGGTATGATGATGCTCATTTATATGGTTATCCTGATTTATGGCAATATGGTTATGCGTTCGGTAATGGAAGAAAAAACGAGCCGAATTGTTGAAATTGTGATTTCTTCTGTAAAGCCTTTTCAGTTAATGTTGGGCAAAATTATTGGTGTGGGAGCGGTTGGTCTAACTCAGTTCTTAATTTGGGGGCTAACGATCCCGACTCTGCAGCTTATCCTCAGTCTATTTGTGGCTCTACCCGCAGCAAGCAGCTCGCCCTTGCCTTCAGGCAGTGGCCTAGATGAGGACCAAATGCTGATGATTATGGACAATTTAGAGGGCTTTAGCCAATTTAATTATGCCTATTTGCTGAGCTGCTTTTTGGCCTTTTTCTTACTCGGCTATACACTTTACGCCTCCATTTTTGCCGCTATTGGTGCCGCTATGGGCGATGATTGGGGCGAGGGACAATCGCTAACTATTATCGTAACGATACCCGTTGTAGCGGCTATGCTTATTGGTTTGCAGGCCATAGAAAACCCCAATGGCAGCCTAGTCGAATACGCCTCATATATTCCCTTTTTTGCGCCAGTCATCATGCCCGCCCGCCTCGCTTTCGACCCCCCACTTTGGCAACTTGGCCTATCCTTAGGCATCCTATTCCTCTCGGCCATTGCCATGATTTGGTTATCGGGCCGAATTTACCGCATCGGGATTTTGCTCTA
- a CDS encoding ABC transporter ATP-binding protein codes for MDTSLLKLEGVHKQYAGHKAVNDLSFELSRGQIFGLLGPNGAGKSSLIRMICAITKADEGKIFFDGQLVGPKTQRKIGYMPEERGLYKKMRVSEQIMYLARLKGLTKKEAKKRMIAWLQRFDIEGWKKKRIEELSKGMQQKIQFIVTVIHEPELLILDEPFSGLDPLNSQIIREEIYRLKEEGSTILFSTHRMEQVEQICEQILLINKGEKLFLGKVEEVKERFKKNEFLIQTQGPAANDFAHAFELLEQGEDWLKIRLQEEQTSAELFAAVVAAGLPIRRFEEVLPSLQEIFIEMVQE; via the coding sequence TTGGATACAAGTTTATTAAAATTGGAAGGCGTTCATAAGCAATATGCTGGGCATAAGGCGGTGAATGACCTAAGTTTTGAGTTGAGTCGAGGCCAAATTTTTGGTTTGTTGGGTCCCAATGGGGCGGGCAAAAGCTCATTGATTCGGATGATTTGCGCCATTACGAAGGCCGATGAAGGAAAGATTTTTTTTGATGGGCAGTTGGTGGGGCCAAAAACGCAGCGTAAAATTGGTTATATGCCAGAGGAGCGCGGTTTGTATAAAAAAATGCGGGTGAGCGAACAAATTATGTACTTGGCTCGCTTGAAGGGATTGACAAAAAAAGAGGCCAAAAAGCGGATGATTGCTTGGCTGCAGCGCTTTGATATTGAGGGCTGGAAAAAGAAGCGGATTGAGGAATTATCTAAAGGAATGCAGCAAAAGATTCAGTTTATTGTGACAGTGATTCACGAGCCAGAACTTTTAATTTTGGATGAGCCTTTTTCGGGTTTAGATCCTTTGAATAGCCAAATTATTCGAGAAGAAATTTACCGCTTAAAAGAGGAGGGAAGCACTATTTTGTTTTCGACCCACCGCATGGAGCAGGTAGAACAAATTTGCGAGCAGATTCTCTTGATTAACAAAGGCGAGAAATTATTTTTGGGCAAGGTAGAAGAGGTCAAAGAGCGCTTTAAGAAGAATGAATTTTTGATCCAAACTCAAGGTCCAGCCGCTAATGATTTTGCGCATGCTTTTGAGCTATTAGAGCAGGGCGAGGACTGGTTAAAAATTCGCTTGCAAGAAGAACAAACAAGCGCAGAACTTTTTGCGGCTGTGGTGGCTGCGGGCTTGCCTATACGGCGTTTTGAGGAGGTTTTGCCTAGCTTGCAAGAGATATTTATCGAAATGGTACAGGAATAA
- a CDS encoding DUF4258 domain-containing protein produces the protein MRYLYLLFVLFCLGACQFEPQQPSEQEAIVQQKDSASADEPAKRSILKKDFDYDDLEFKGQPLRMTKHGQCRSACRHIDAYEIQEILEKGKINYRKTKPNDQPCPSFAYEGISRDGQKLRVVIGACETDPRVITVIDLGKKWSCSCK, from the coding sequence ATGCGATATCTCTATTTGTTATTTGTGCTTTTTTGCTTAGGCGCTTGTCAATTTGAGCCTCAGCAGCCTTCGGAGCAGGAAGCCATTGTTCAGCAAAAGGATAGTGCTTCTGCTGATGAACCAGCCAAGAGAAGCATCCTGAAGAAGGATTTTGATTATGATGACTTGGAGTTTAAGGGGCAGCCACTGCGGATGACCAAGCACGGCCAATGCCGTTCTGCTTGTCGGCATATTGATGCCTATGAAATTCAAGAAATTTTGGAAAAGGGGAAAATCAATTATCGGAAAACCAAGCCGAACGACCAACCTTGTCCTTCTTTTGCCTATGAGGGCATCAGCCGAGATGGCCAAAAGTTGCGTGTCGTGATTGGGGCTTGTGAGACGGACCCTAGAGTAATTACGGTAATTGATTTGGGTAAAAAGTGGTCTTGTAGCTGTAAATAG
- a CDS encoding GNAT family N-acetyltransferase — protein MEKIEIKRVTLDNVTQLQEIGRQTFCETFSVGNTKENMTKYLNEGFSVAKLITELNNELSEFYFAVFDDKVIGYLKLNFGNSQTELQDNSSLEIERIYVLQHFHGKKVGQLLYEKAMQVAKDRKVSYLWLGVWEENSRAIRFYQKNGFVEFDKHIFRLGDDEQTDIMMRLELKKDKD, from the coding sequence ATGGAAAAAATTGAAATTAAAAGAGTGACATTAGATAATGTTACTCAATTACAGGAAATAGGCAGACAAACATTTTGTGAAACCTTTTCGGTGGGAAATACCAAAGAAAATATGACAAAATATTTAAATGAGGGTTTTTCTGTAGCAAAATTAATAACTGAACTCAACAACGAACTATCAGAATTTTACTTTGCTGTTTTTGATGATAAAGTTATTGGTTACTTGAAATTGAATTTTGGAAATTCCCAAACCGAATTACAGGATAACAGTAGTCTTGAAATAGAACGTATCTATGTATTGCAGCATTTTCATGGTAAAAAGGTGGGGCAGTTACTGTATGAGAAAGCAATGCAGGTAGCTAAAGATAGAAAAGTAAGCTATCTATGGTTAGGTGTTTGGGAAGAAAATTCCCGAGCTATCCGCTTTTATCAGAAAAATGGATTTGTAGAATTTGACAAACATATTTTCAGGCTTGGAGATGATGAGCAGACCGATATAATGATGAGGTTAGAGTTGAAGAAAGATAAGGACTAA
- a CDS encoding glycosyltransferase family 2 protein produces the protein MLSILIPNYNYEVGPLLQALLQQMEAENIALELICMDDGSAETYRQQLRNLPEHPFLQKVFLEKNIGRAAIRNRLAQMASQPYLLYLDADSWPSSPNFLAQYLHHLGPWVLVGGREYAPVCPAAKFSLHWTYGRTREVRPLATRQAQPYASFMSNNFALPRAWALAQPFEEQLKQYGHEDSLWGWQLAQEKKEIRQIDNAVIHLGLDENAAFLAKSKQAVENLHFLSTTAAFPMLDDIKLWRVWKKVQFFAPLWAHIHRIMHKSWEKQLFAPQPSLKLFDFYRLSYLALYRQTAKNKMT, from the coding sequence ATGCTCTCGATTCTAATACCCAATTATAATTATGAGGTGGGCCCGCTTCTACAAGCGCTTTTACAGCAAATGGAGGCCGAGAATATAGCCCTAGAGTTAATTTGTATGGATGATGGCTCTGCGGAAACTTATCGGCAACAGCTGAGAAATTTACCTGAGCATCCTTTTTTGCAAAAGGTTTTTTTAGAAAAAAATATTGGTCGGGCGGCTATTCGCAATCGCTTGGCCCAAATGGCTAGCCAGCCTTATTTGTTGTATTTGGATGCCGACAGTTGGCCCAGTTCGCCCAATTTTTTGGCCCAATACCTCCATCATTTGGGGCCTTGGGTGCTGGTTGGTGGGAGAGAATACGCCCCAGTTTGCCCCGCAGCTAAATTTAGTTTGCACTGGACCTATGGCCGAACTCGAGAAGTACGCCCTCTGGCAACGCGCCAAGCGCAGCCTTATGCTTCTTTTATGAGTAATAATTTTGCTTTGCCTCGGGCTTGGGCTTTGGCCCAACCCTTTGAGGAGCAGCTCAAGCAGTATGGGCATGAAGACAGCCTTTGGGGCTGGCAATTGGCCCAAGAAAAAAAAGAGATTCGACAAATAGATAATGCCGTTATTCATTTGGGCCTAGATGAAAATGCGGCCTTTTTGGCCAAATCTAAGCAAGCCGTAGAAAACCTGCATTTTTTGTCTACTACAGCCGCTTTTCCTATGTTAGACGATATAAAGCTTTGGCGGGTTTGGAAGAAGGTCCAGTTTTTTGCCCCTTTATGGGCTCATATACACCGAATTATGCACAAAAGTTGGGAAAAGCAGTTGTTTGCGCCTCAACCTTCATTAAAACTATTTGATTTTTATCGGCTCTCTTATTTGGCTTTGTATAGACAAACAGCCAAAAATAAAATGACTTGA
- a CDS encoding serine hydrolase domain-containing protein: MQKTTTLFFSFSLIFILLSACTFSRIGIHMMPAVSDYKLFPKDTIFAAAQPSASFIEAQNPDILPPLAHWVPSDYRKGEENWARFMKISHSTAFLVLRNDSLLFEDYANGHEKYDPQVVFSISKSITALLVGIAIGEGKMSVEQPVSDFIPEFSDPERRGIKIFHLLNMVSGIDFKDERDFGKLSVLYYNNNQDKYIRNFDAIEHRPGTHFAYKSLATQILSTCLEAATEQAIGDYLSSRLWQPMGMECPALLTVDSKEANNQRAFGGFALCSRDLLRLGQLLLYKGNWQGKQLVPKDFIEQIINRQEDGRAYWGYRNCFWRNGDLENGLFQDRDFFASGYLGQFIYVNPKRNLVVIRQGTKENFLWRYVFNRLARTLDGESTDLNDHCQNFEAQFEGVYEAEDGEEIQLIERIDKKGEPFWIWKGPKEKKQKLKRFDGLCIGKRNLRIKKRLVFNKIGQDIQGFYLDNQDQVDLKYYQKKSSLSLKGRKALIAEF, encoded by the coding sequence ATGCAAAAAACCACTACCCTTTTCTTCAGCTTTAGCTTAATTTTTATTCTTTTATCAGCCTGTACCTTTAGTCGAATTGGCATTCATATGATGCCAGCGGTTTCGGACTACAAGCTGTTTCCCAAAGATACTATTTTTGCAGCGGCTCAGCCTTCTGCATCCTTTATAGAGGCGCAAAATCCCGATATTTTGCCGCCTTTGGCCCATTGGGTGCCTAGCGATTACCGTAAAGGGGAAGAAAATTGGGCGCGGTTTATGAAAATTAGCCATAGTACGGCTTTTTTGGTTTTGCGCAATGATAGTTTGTTGTTTGAGGATTATGCCAATGGACATGAAAAATATGATCCGCAGGTTGTCTTTTCTATTTCTAAATCGATTACGGCCCTATTGGTGGGAATTGCGATTGGGGAAGGAAAAATGTCGGTGGAGCAGCCTGTTTCTGATTTCATTCCAGAGTTTTCGGATCCAGAACGCCGAGGCATTAAGATATTTCATTTGCTCAATATGGTTTCGGGCATCGACTTTAAGGACGAGCGCGATTTTGGCAAGCTCTCGGTCCTTTATTATAATAACAACCAAGATAAATACATTAGGAATTTTGATGCGATAGAGCATCGGCCGGGGACCCATTTTGCTTATAAATCATTAGCCACTCAAATTTTGTCCACTTGCTTAGAAGCTGCCACAGAGCAAGCCATTGGCGATTATTTATCGAGCCGACTTTGGCAACCCATGGGTATGGAATGTCCCGCTTTGCTTACTGTAGATAGCAAAGAAGCTAATAACCAACGGGCTTTTGGTGGTTTTGCACTCTGTTCTAGAGATTTATTGCGTTTGGGGCAACTCCTTTTATATAAGGGCAATTGGCAGGGCAAACAGTTGGTCCCCAAAGATTTTATCGAGCAAATTATCAATCGTCAGGAGGATGGCCGTGCTTATTGGGGCTACCGCAATTGTTTTTGGCGAAATGGCGATTTAGAAAATGGCCTTTTTCAGGATCGCGACTTTTTTGCCTCTGGTTATTTGGGCCAATTTATTTATGTCAACCCCAAACGGAATTTAGTCGTGATTCGACAAGGGACCAAAGAGAACTTCCTTTGGCGCTATGTTTTTAATCGCTTAGCCCGAACTTTGGATGGCGAAAGCACCGACCTAAACGACCATTGCCAAAACTTTGAGGCCCAATTTGAAGGCGTCTATGAAGCCGAAGATGGAGAAGAAATCCAACTCATTGAACGGATAGACAAAAAAGGAGAACCCTTCTGGATTTGGAAAGGCCCCAAAGAAAAAAAGCAAAAGCTCAAGCGCTTTGATGGACTTTGCATTGGAAAAAGAAATCTAAGAATCAAAAAACGACTGGTTTTCAATAAAATAGGCCAAGACATTCAAGGCTTTTATTTAGACAATCAAGATCAGGTGGATTTAAAATACTACCAAAAGAAATCGAGCCTTTCGCTCAAAGGCCGAAAAGCCCTGATAGCCGAATTTTAA
- the glpK gene encoding glycerol kinase GlpK, whose protein sequence is MILALDQGTSSSRALLFDQNGQLLGLEQQEFQQYYPQEAWVEHDAEEIWRSQLQVAQRLIEKMQISPQAIQAIGITNQRETTILWDKKTGRPVHRAIVWQDRRTASYCEELKQAGHADYLRKHTGLLADAYFSATKIRWILEHVPQAKALVEKEQLCFGTVDSWLLWKLTNGKVHKTDPSNASRTLLYNLHTGNWDPNLLDIFGIPAHILPEISASSGLFGHTDISLFGAKIPITGIAGDQQAALFGQGCWQAGSVKNTYGTGCFMLMNTGTQAQSSKSGLLTTVAWEIEGERTYALEGAVFVAGAAIQWLRDSLRILDSAKDSSYFAQQVEDTNGVYFVPAFAGLGAPYWDMYARGAILGLSRSSTKAHIVRAALESLAYQTKDLLLAMQQDAQLPLVQLKVDGGASANDFLMQFQADILNAELLRPSLQETTAAGAAYLAGLGAKVWSKNDIQGFLAQQAQSFQPNMPAADRENRYTRWLKAVARTRHWAEE, encoded by the coding sequence ATGATTCTCGCCTTAGACCAAGGAACCAGCAGCTCTAGAGCCCTGCTTTTTGATCAAAATGGCCAATTGCTCGGCCTCGAACAACAAGAATTTCAACAATATTATCCCCAAGAAGCCTGGGTAGAACATGATGCCGAAGAAATTTGGCGCTCTCAACTACAGGTGGCCCAGCGCCTGATCGAAAAAATGCAAATTTCTCCTCAAGCCATCCAAGCAATTGGCATTACCAACCAAAGAGAAACCACTATTTTATGGGATAAAAAAACGGGCCGCCCCGTTCATAGAGCCATCGTTTGGCAAGACCGCCGAACCGCTAGCTATTGCGAAGAGCTTAAACAAGCCGGCCATGCCGATTATCTCCGCAAACATACAGGCCTTTTAGCCGATGCCTATTTCTCGGCCACCAAAATACGTTGGATCCTAGAACATGTTCCCCAAGCCAAAGCCCTAGTCGAAAAAGAACAGCTTTGTTTTGGCACCGTTGATAGCTGGTTGCTTTGGAAATTGACCAATGGAAAGGTCCATAAAACAGACCCTAGCAACGCTAGTCGAACGCTGCTCTATAATTTGCATACAGGAAATTGGGACCCCAATTTGTTAGATATTTTTGGCATTCCCGCCCATATTTTACCCGAAATATCCGCCTCTTCGGGCCTCTTTGGCCATACAGATATTTCTCTTTTTGGGGCAAAAATTCCCATTACCGGCATTGCAGGCGATCAGCAAGCGGCCCTCTTTGGACAAGGTTGTTGGCAGGCGGGTAGCGTAAAAAACACCTACGGTACCGGCTGCTTTATGCTGATGAATACCGGAACTCAGGCCCAAAGTTCTAAATCGGGCCTACTCACAACCGTCGCCTGGGAAATTGAAGGCGAGCGAACTTATGCCCTAGAAGGAGCCGTTTTTGTAGCTGGTGCCGCTATTCAGTGGCTGCGAGACAGCCTGCGCATCCTCGATTCAGCCAAAGATTCTAGCTATTTTGCTCAGCAGGTAGAAGATACCAATGGCGTTTATTTTGTCCCTGCCTTTGCGGGCCTGGGCGCCCCTTATTGGGATATGTACGCTCGGGGCGCCATTTTGGGCCTTAGCCGAAGCAGCACAAAAGCCCATATTGTTCGAGCGGCTTTAGAATCCCTAGCCTATCAAACCAAAGATTTACTTTTGGCCATGCAACAAGATGCCCAACTGCCTTTGGTCCAACTCAAAGTGGATGGCGGCGCCTCGGCCAATGACTTTCTCATGCAATTTCAAGCCGATATCCTAAATGCAGAGCTTCTTCGTCCCAGCCTCCAAGAAACTACCGCCGCTGGAGCAGCCTATTTGGCCGGCTTGGGCGCCAAAGTCTGGAGCAAAAACGATATTCAAGGCTTTTTGGCCCAACAAGCCCAATCTTTTCAACCCAATATGCCTGCTGCCGACCGAGAAAATCGCTATACCCGCTGGCTAAAAGCCGTTGCCCGAACTCGACATTGGGCAGAGGAATAA
- a CDS encoding tetratricopeptide repeat protein, producing the protein MRVYSILLFFGLCLALGACNNENVNERPQQKYDIPAIDQLSQLIAKSPQDASLYADRSRAFWEAELYKEAELDAEKALALDSTKVEYYAVLADAYFDNQHSLSAIKVLEKAIDRFPQAVPLYLKLAEMQNIVKQYQEGMLILDKLEKIQPSQPDALYLRGNMLRDMGDTAQAMESFQATVEQDADYLDAYMQLAILGDKINAPYTVSYIDNALRIDSTYEDALLLKAQYYHFRSQFEEAEATYKQGILRQPMSPNLNYNLALMYLELGDSAAKQTEKAQDFFTKALRHFDNATKFDPQFADAYYYKAIAAERLGKKEIALKEYENALNMEVLLKTVDPATVEAAMARLRS; encoded by the coding sequence ATGCGTGTCTATTCAATTCTTCTATTTTTTGGCCTTTGCTTAGCACTTGGTGCCTGTAATAACGAAAATGTAAATGAGCGTCCACAACAAAAATATGATATTCCAGCGATTGACCAACTGAGTCAACTAATTGCTAAAAGTCCCCAAGATGCTAGTTTGTATGCAGATCGCTCCCGAGCATTTTGGGAGGCTGAGCTTTATAAAGAGGCCGAATTAGATGCTGAGAAAGCATTAGCTTTAGATTCTACTAAGGTAGAATATTATGCCGTTTTAGCAGATGCCTATTTTGATAATCAGCATTCTTTATCGGCTATTAAAGTCTTGGAAAAGGCCATTGATCGTTTTCCACAAGCGGTCCCCCTTTATTTAAAATTGGCGGAGATGCAGAATATCGTCAAGCAATACCAAGAAGGTATGCTTATTTTGGATAAGTTAGAAAAGATACAACCTAGCCAGCCCGATGCACTTTATTTGCGTGGAAATATGCTACGCGATATGGGAGATACAGCTCAGGCTATGGAGAGTTTTCAAGCTACAGTAGAGCAAGATGCCGATTATTTAGATGCCTATATGCAATTGGCCATTTTGGGAGATAAAATAAACGCTCCCTATACGGTAAGCTATATTGATAATGCTTTGCGGATTGATTCTACTTATGAAGATGCCCTTTTACTCAAGGCCCAATATTACCATTTCCGTTCTCAATTTGAGGAGGCTGAAGCCACATACAAACAGGGGATTTTGCGGCAGCCCATGAGCCCTAACCTCAATTACAACCTGGCGCTCATGTACTTAGAACTAGGAGATAGTGCAGCTAAACAAACGGAAAAAGCGCAAGACTTTTTCACTAAAGCCCTGCGCCATTTTGACAATGCCACAAAATTTGACCCTCAATTTGCCGATGCCTATTATTATAAGGCTATTGCTGCCGAGCGCCTAGGCAAAAAAGAAATTGCCCTCAAAGAGTATGAAAATGCCTTAAACATGGAAGTTCTCTTAAAAACTGTAGACCCCGCCACTGTAGAAGCAGCTATGGCTCGCCTGCGATCCTAA
- a CDS encoding PorP/SprF family type IX secretion system membrane protein, whose amino-acid sequence MLQISPYLFFLLLFASPLFGQQLPLSQEYQQQAFFLNPAALGQEGVQQIQLGYKQQWLNMPESPRTASLAYQHWLEDKNMAWGLALQQDRTGPSSYTALQFSYAYQLRFGRAKKGEFGQRLNLGLSLSTLYYQLRGEDLLASDPNDPLIIQNNESQLLPEAALGAVYHTEQFQLGFSVPQILGLKLRFSDGQSLSDLRRVAHVYLHAATKIDFYSGSFRKAGEAPKHRIIPQIWFRYALNAPFGVILNAQYIYDQRFLLGLGYGSEGSLMFSLGTQLKKRYRVSYIFSQTASTLGPQLGSNHEVLLAYTLFANGKGWQQPALPSVWSK is encoded by the coding sequence ATGCTGCAAATCTCCCCTTATCTATTTTTTCTGTTGCTCTTTGCTTCGCCTTTATTTGGGCAGCAGCTTCCACTTAGTCAGGAGTATCAGCAGCAGGCCTTTTTTCTCAATCCTGCTGCTCTGGGCCAAGAAGGTGTTCAGCAAATTCAATTAGGCTACAAACAGCAATGGTTAAACATGCCCGAATCACCGAGAACAGCCAGTTTAGCCTACCAACACTGGCTGGAAGATAAAAACATGGCCTGGGGATTGGCCTTGCAACAAGATAGAACTGGCCCAAGTTCCTATACCGCCCTACAATTTTCTTACGCCTATCAATTGCGCTTTGGACGAGCAAAAAAAGGCGAATTCGGACAGCGTCTAAACTTAGGTTTAAGTTTATCCACCCTGTACTATCAGCTCCGAGGAGAAGATTTATTAGCCTCGGACCCCAACGACCCCCTCATTATCCAAAATAATGAAAGCCAATTGCTGCCAGAGGCGGCTTTGGGCGCAGTTTACCATACTGAACAGTTTCAATTGGGCTTTTCGGTCCCTCAAATTTTAGGCCTCAAGCTACGCTTTTCCGATGGACAGTCGCTATCCGATTTAAGACGAGTAGCCCATGTTTATTTGCATGCCGCTACCAAAATTGATTTTTATTCTGGTAGTTTTAGAAAAGCTGGCGAAGCCCCAAAACATCGTATTATTCCACAAATTTGGTTTCGCTACGCCCTCAATGCTCCCTTTGGCGTTATCCTCAATGCCCAATATATTTATGATCAGCGCTTTTTGCTGGGCCTTGGCTATGGCAGCGAGGGTAGCCTAATGTTTTCTTTGGGCACACAGCTAAAAAAACGCTATCGAGTGAGCTATATTTTTAGCCAAACAGCCAGCACTTTAGGCCCACAATTGGGCAGTAATCATGAAGTACTTCTGGCCTATACCCTCTTTGCCAATGGAAAAGGCTGGCAACAGCCAGCCCTCCCCTCTGTTTGGAGCAAATAA
- a CDS encoding OmpA family protein yields MRQLIFAAFLWALGQPLMAQNNLLKNPSFEEGCNCDDSTELVSAPRAWQLTAGQPNFFNPGCPLLPERKTYIQALKMPTPAEGKVYAGLGLAKEGEYLTGELEEPLAANKEYLVKMRLRRPIRFCYTPIDELGLRFDTVAPKVVEGYTSLEGPSLKLRADNGKIREQYQWQEVSAIYKAEGGERYLTLGNFSDNNEMSLRDFGKKDCAYIYIDWASVTLFKGQVELVNYQKGQDFKAEERIWLKEIAFETGTERLKAESLPILDELAENLGRFPQQKFEISGHSDNTGEEATNRIFSKARAESVVNYLVAKGISASQLTLKGRGSSQNINANDTAKRRANNWRIEIKALAQ; encoded by the coding sequence ATGCGTCAATTGATTTTTGCTGCCTTTTTATGGGCATTGGGACAGCCACTCATGGCCCAAAACAACCTATTAAAAAACCCTTCTTTTGAGGAGGGCTGCAACTGTGATGATAGTACCGAATTGGTTTCTGCGCCTAGGGCTTGGCAGCTAACAGCGGGGCAGCCCAATTTTTTTAATCCGGGCTGTCCCTTACTGCCTGAACGAAAAACTTATATTCAGGCCCTAAAAATGCCTACTCCTGCCGAGGGGAAGGTTTATGCGGGCTTGGGTTTGGCCAAAGAAGGAGAATATCTAACGGGAGAATTGGAAGAGCCCTTAGCGGCCAATAAAGAATATTTGGTCAAAATGAGGTTGCGCCGCCCAATTCGTTTTTGTTATACGCCTATAGATGAATTGGGTTTGCGCTTTGACACGGTGGCGCCCAAGGTTGTGGAGGGTTATACTAGTTTGGAGGGCCCTTCGCTGAAGTTGCGGGCTGATAATGGTAAAATTCGGGAGCAATACCAATGGCAAGAAGTCTCGGCTATTTATAAGGCAGAGGGAGGTGAGCGCTACTTGACCTTAGGTAATTTTAGTGATAACAATGAGATGAGCCTGCGTGATTTTGGAAAAAAAGATTGTGCTTATATTTATATAGATTGGGCTTCGGTGACGCTTTTTAAGGGCCAAGTAGAATTGGTAAATTACCAAAAGGGCCAAGATTTTAAGGCCGAAGAGCGCATTTGGCTAAAGGAAATTGCCTTTGAGACGGGGACGGAGCGCCTCAAGGCCGAAAGTCTCCCTATTTTGGATGAATTGGCTGAGAATCTGGGTCGATTTCCCCAACAAAAGTTTGAAATTTCGGGCCATAGTGATAATACAGGAGAGGAAGCGACCAATCGCATATTCTCTAAGGCTAGAGCAGAAAGTGTAGTCAATTATTTAGTGGCCAAGGGCATTTCGGCTAGTCAGTTAACGCTCAAGGGCCGAGGCAGCAGTCAAAATATCAATGCCAATGATACCGCAAAAAGAAGGGCCAATAACTGGCGAATAGAGATTAAGGCTTTGGCCCAATAA